A segment of the Bacillus sp. es.034 genome:
CATGACCATTATGATCCTGGGTGCCTTCTTTACAATATTTAATCAAACCACCATGACCGTCGCTCTTCCCACGATCATGGATGTGTTCAGCATTGATGCATCCACCGGCCAATGGCTGACGACGGGTTATATGCTCGTGAACGGAGTACTGATTCCCGTCACCGGCTTTTTAATGCAGCGCTATACGACTAGGCAGTTATTCTTAAGTGCCATGCTGATCTTTCTTGTCGGTACGATTGTTTCGGCCCTCGCACCCAATTTCCCTGTTTTGCTGACGGGACGGCTGATTCAGGCTGCATCCACCGGGATCATCATGCCACTCTTGATGAATGTGGTGCTGAAACTCTATCCTCCAGAAAAAAGGGGAACCGCTATGGGAACCGTCGGCCTGGCGATCATTTTCGCTCCGGCGATCGGCCCGACACTGACAGGCTATGTCCTTGATGTGTTTCCTTGGCAGACGTTATTCTATGGAATGATTCCGTTCATTCTGATCATCATCGTGTGCGGGTTCATTTTTCTCAGGAATGTGTCGGAAACGATTGAAAGCAAGATGGATATGATCAGTTTGATCCTTTCCACGACTGGATTCGGAGCCTTGCTTTATGGGTTCAGTGAAGCGGGAAGTGAAGGCTGGGGAAGTTTCGAGGTCATTGCCACACTAAGTGTCGGGGTTGTGGCAGTCGGGCTCTTTTCATGGAGACAGCTGGTCACGGAACGACCATTTCTTGACCTTAGAGCATTCCGCTACAATATGTTCACGTTGACCACCCTCATTAATTGCGTGATTACGATGGTCATGTATGCAGATATGATCCTGCTTCCGTTGTATCTTCAAAACGCCAGGGGATTCACTGCTTTAGAAGCGGGATTCCTGATGCTCCCAGGTGCATTATTGATGGGGCTGTTGAGTCCTGCCGTAGGAAGATTATTTGACCGTTTCGGGGCAAAATGGCTTTCGGTCATTGGGATTACCATTATACTAGTCACGACGTATACGTTTACGGATTTATCAGATTCCACAAGCTATATGCATCTGATCCTGATGTACGCCGGACGCAGAGTCGGGATGGCCCTCTTCCTGATGCCGCTGCAGACGGCCGGACTGAACCAGCTCCCATCAAGTCTCCATTCACATGGGACCGCCATTTCCAATACGGCAAGGCAGGTCGCCGGTGCCATCGGGACGTCCCTCCTCGTCACGATCATGACGAGCCGGACGAAAGACCATCTACAGGACATCATGATGGAAGGCACGGATTCATCGAAAGCTCATATGATCATGGAAGCATCCATTGGGGGAATTAACGATACCTACTTCGCCATCATGATCATTGGAGCCGTCAGCTTAGTCCTATCCTTCTTCATCAAGAAGATAGAGCAGGCACCCGAGGAGACACTCATGTCGCGTTCGAGCTAATATGATGAGAGGGATCATCCTGTGATAGGATGATCCCTCCCTTTTTTAATCAGAAAAAATATGGAGTGTGTACCCCAACATAATAAATATACTGAATATAATGAGGCTGAGTATGGTAATGATGTATTCTTTCTCTCCCGATTTCCACTGCATACAAGCGTTAAATAGGAAAATAACCATGATGATCACCGCATTCTTTATCCCTGACGAAAAGAATACGACGTTCACAAAGAATATGATCCACAGAATTCGTTTCCCCCATTTATGAAGGGAATTGACTTCCTCCGCTTCTGGCCTCCTCACAATATTCCATTTCTTCCTGGCTGTTTTTTCACTCACATAAAAGATTAATATGAATACACCAATATACAAAATAAATTGAAAGATATCTTTCAGGACGATGTTCATATGCTCAGGTACTCTCTTTCTATTGATCTATAGCTGAATGTGGAACCAATAATAGTAGCTTAATAACACCACACTGATGGCCAAAATGAAGGTGTAGTGACCATTCTTGGCTCTTTTCGTGCCTCCGAAATAAAAATTAAGGGCTCCCAGCAAGAAGACGACGTATAGAATGACTTTTATCAGAAAATCCATATTCTCACCTCTTGTTTAGGATTAAATTCCCCAATGAAGTTTAAGTAGTTTCACGTATTCATAAGATTGGTTCGATTCATGCTCCAGAGAGCATCTCTTCGAAACGTAGAACCCAAAATCTCCACCAGTTTCTCCGTCGTCTCCTCAACAAACAGGGTAATTTCATCAGGAGTCAAATAGTCAAACCGATAATCCGGCTCCAACGCGAAGGCATAGGAATCCCCTAAATAAAATTCAGTGATTCGTTTGATTTGTTTCGTAATCTGAGTTTCCGGAAAGATGTCGAGGTAATCAGGGAAACTCTCAATATGTTGGAAAACCCGATGAAAAATCATATCCGTGTTTTCCTGTAAATAAACAAAATCCGCACCATACCAATCGCTTTTTACTGCTCTCGTGTAGCCGGGAGTTCCCAGTATGTCTTGATAGACCGGCTCTTTCTTTTTTTCCCGGTGCATCCGGCTCCACTCCACATCCGTCACGAGATGAAGGTAGTAGCCTAAATAAAAGGAGGAGCGTGGATCGGTGAAATCGTCTTCCTCCTGTATGTACTTTTGCAAAAACAATTCAGGATTTATTTTCCCATCATCCTTAAAGTGGGTTGCGATTTTGTCAGGAAAGAAGATGCCTGTCTCTGGATCCGGCAAACCACAATCCGGTCCGATATTCCCTACGACAAACTCTTTTTCAGAGGCACGCAAACCTCTATTCAGCAGATTCTCTGCAATCCTGAAATGTACCATCCATGTTGCCAATGTGTTCAGTCCCCTTTTTTCCTTATTTTCCTAATAACTAAAAAAACAATAAACCCAACCAAATAAAGTCCGTTTAATAACCAAAGGTACGTAACCATACTTCTTCTTTAATAGACGATTGTGATGGCCATTAAGTTTCATAAAAGGCACTCTTTTCCATTTATTCTAAAAAATAAAAGATAAGCATTGAATTGCACCCATTAATTTGAAATAATTGGAATTGTTAATTTTAATACAATGACCTTTTTACCAGAAAAGAGGATGACATATGTTAAAAAAGATACCATTCAGGCGGATACGCTGGCCTGGGTGGGTTGTGCTGATCGTAATAGGATTTTCTTTCGTTTATGGGATGGCCCAGCTCGTCGATGCGATCCGGTTCGACCCTGAATCGAAAGGATCATCTCCACTGGGCATTGACTTCAAGACGGAATTGACGGACACAGATACATACACGATGTCCATCAAAGTTCCGGTTATGGAGGATTCACACATCAATAAGCCTCTCAAAGACTGGATCAAGAAAGAAAAGGAAGACTTCTTAAAAAGGGTCCAGGAGAACAAGAAAGAGCTTGGAGAAGGGTACCGGGCCCACCTCATCATCGAGGCCGACAGCAGGAAAGTGACACATGATACATATACCATCATGTTTCACTCGTATCAGCTCGTCCATGATGTACGAGGAAAAGAGCAGGTGAAAACCTTTACCCTCGATGTGTCAGAAAAGAAGTTCGTGGAGCTGCCTGATATCATGACGACGAATGATGAAATGATCCAAACGATCCGGACCCGTCTTCAAGGACTGCCCAATGCGAAGATGCAGGAAGCGTTAAAAGATCCCGCATCGTGGAATTGGACATTAAACGGAAAGGCGCTCACCTTGTATTTCAATGATATCGAGGAAGCCGGTCCAACTCGTGTGGAAGTCCCTATCCATGCCATTCTTCCCTATCTTGATGATAAGACAGCCGACAGCCTGGAAGTGGCAGAGGCGTCGATCGGAGTGGGGGAGAAATATGTGGCCCTCACCTTTGATGACGGCCCCGACCCTCGCGTGACCCCACGGATTTTAAGCGTACTGAAAGAACATGACGTCCAGGCTACCTTTTTCATGTTAGGCAGTCAGGCAGAGAAATACCCTTCCGTTGCGAAGAGCGTGGCAGAAGCCGGACATGAAATCGGCAATCATACGGATCATCATAAAGATTTAACGAAAATCGGAAGAGAACAGATGGCTCAGGAAGTCTTGACTTCCCGTGAGAAAATCATGGATGCAACGAAGGAAATCCCCGTCATGCTGCGCCCCCCTTATGGTGCGATCAATCAAGACGTAGAAACGGTCGCCAATGATAATGGGACTTCACTCGTCCTCTGGTCCGTCGATTCCCTTGATTGGAAGAACAAAAATGCAGCTGCCATCAATTCTGTCGTGCAGAAGGAAATCGCTCCAGGTGCCATCATCCTCCTCCATGATGTTCACTCCACCACAGCCGATGCGTTACCGACCCTGCTTACGACTCTTGAAAAAGAGGGATATCGTTTCCTCACCGTTTCTCAACTTCAGTCGAAGCTTGCAGCGGAAACCGCGAGCCCCTTTTACGGGAATATGAAAAAGGGATGAAGCTTTTATATGCTTCATCCCTTTCCTTTATTCATCATTCATTCCCTTACCGTCCAAGATGTGCTGTACATATTTTTCAACCCGCGACTCCCGGGTTTTCGATTGTTTCGCTTTTGAAATAAAAAGGATATACGCGCGCTGACGTCCAGGCGTCAAGGCTTCAAAGGCCGTTTTCAGCTCCGGCATGTCATTGAATTTCCGTTGAAGTTCATCTGGCACGGAATATTCTTCCGTCTTTTTCAGTTCCACTGTGAGACCTGCTTTTTCTACTTCAATGGCTTCCTGAATATAAGCTTTCAGAATCTCTTTCATTTCGATGATTTCCTGAGAATTGGTGAACCGGATCTGACGGGCTGCCTGCACATTTTCTGTCTGTTGGATCAGAATCCCTTGAGGATCCTTGAAGAGCGCCCCTTTGTGAAACAGGAGGGCACAATAATCTTTGAATCCATGCATCAACACAATGTTTTTTCCCTCTAATGTGTAGCAAGGATGCATCCATTTGATTTCTTCCTCCAGCTCCTCAAAGGAAAGGAGGATACTTCTCAGCCTTTCATATTCTTCCTTCCACTGCTTCGCTTTTTTAATGAATCCATCCACCTTGCGATTAGGCTTGATCACATGCACCACTCCTCTCTTCTATTTCCGCCAAAAGCCTGTAAATTCGGCTTTTTCCTGAATATTATACCTGATCATATCCTCAAGCAGTCTGTAATCGACAGGATCTTTCCACGGGATGCGAAATAAACCTTTCGTCGCACTGTAGCCGACTTCTTTAATGCGGTCGGCGAAATGTACCATCGTGACTTCTTCTGGCGCTACACTCACATGGTGCTTCGCAGTCGAGATCCCGATGATAAAGGTACCATGATCCGTAAACATCGGTGTATTCCACTTGATGGCTGGTTCCAGTTGTGGGAATGTTTCCTGCACCCAAGTCAGGATTTCCTCCATCCGCGTACGATGCTCGGGATGATCGATCCCGGCTAAATAAGTTGAAAAGACGTCCATTTCATTTTCCTCCTTCACTACTCCCTTTTGCTTCGTAAAACCGTGATAAACCCGTCCAAAATATCATGAGAAACCGAAAACCCTTTTCGCTTGTAGAATGCCAGGGCCTCCTGGTTTCCATTCGAAGTAAAGACAAAATAGTCCTCAACATTCTCGTACCTTCTCAACCACTCCATCGACATGGTGAAAAGTTTCGATCCGATGCCGTATTGCCGATACCCCTCTTTAATATAAAATTGCGATAAGCAGCCGACGTTTTCTTTTTTCACAGATGAAAGGTCGAAAAACGTGGCAAAATCATTTGAATATGCTTCCTTTGGTGATATGTTGGTATACACATAGGCAATAATTTCGTCATTTTTTTCAGGATCTTTCACAATCACAAGATAATTATGTATAGCACTTTTAATTGATGGCAGCATCCGTGTGTCAAAATTCATCGTGTCAAACCGTTCCGGTGCAATGGACGCTTTCGACTTCTGAAAGTCCATCAGTTCATTGCAAAGATCCCGGCAGCATTCGGCCTTTTCTTCAGGAATTACTTCGTATTGCAGATTCATCTATATCATTCCCTTGTTATAAGCTTGCGTAATCTCTTATGTAGGTATTTCTCTGTTTGTTATCGAATTTCCTTTATGTTTAAAAAGTTCATTAAATCACGGCTTCAAGCTTTATAACATCCCTCACATATGAACCTTCCCTCATTGTTTAAGTAGGCTTTAATCTCCGTCATCCCTTTCTTTTCAGGATACCTCATCTTGACGTAGACCACATCATTTCCTCGTATTTCTTTCCCTCATGTTGAACACTTTGGTTTGTTTCCGAACATCTTTCTACCTCCTTATCAATTAACTGTGCAGTTCGAGTAGTTTGTAACGACTTTTTAAGCAATACCATACCAATTATTTCAAAACCCGACAAACTACTCAAGAACTGATTAAGCTAACGGCACACTAAAAAAGCTCTTTGTCCTCCACAG
Coding sequences within it:
- a CDS encoding DHA2 family efflux MFS transporter permease subunit — encoded protein: MTIMILGAFFTIFNQTTMTVALPTIMDVFSIDASTGQWLTTGYMLVNGVLIPVTGFLMQRYTTRQLFLSAMLIFLVGTIVSALAPNFPVLLTGRLIQAASTGIIMPLLMNVVLKLYPPEKRGTAMGTVGLAIIFAPAIGPTLTGYVLDVFPWQTLFYGMIPFILIIIVCGFIFLRNVSETIESKMDMISLILSTTGFGALLYGFSEAGSEGWGSFEVIATLSVGVVAVGLFSWRQLVTERPFLDLRAFRYNMFTLTTLINCVITMVMYADMILLPLYLQNARGFTALEAGFLMLPGALLMGLLSPAVGRLFDRFGAKWLSVIGITIILVTTYTFTDLSDSTSYMHLILMYAGRRVGMALFLMPLQTAGLNQLPSSLHSHGTAISNTARQVAGAIGTSLLVTIMTSRTKDHLQDIMMEGTDSSKAHMIMEASIGGINDTYFAIMIIGAVSLVLSFFIKKIEQAPEETLMSRSS
- a CDS encoding DUF4181 domain-containing protein, with translation MNIVLKDIFQFILYIGVFILIFYVSEKTARKKWNIVRRPEAEEVNSLHKWGKRILWIIFFVNVVFFSSGIKNAVIIMVIFLFNACMQWKSGEKEYIITILSLIIFSIFIMLGYTLHIFSD
- a CDS encoding zinc dependent phospholipase C family protein; its protein translation is MATWMVHFRIAENLLNRGLRASEKEFVVGNIGPDCGLPDPETGIFFPDKIATHFKDDGKINPELFLQKYIQEEDDFTDPRSSFYLGYYLHLVTDVEWSRMHREKKKEPVYQDILGTPGYTRAVKSDWYGADFVYLQENTDMIFHRVFQHIESFPDYLDIFPETQITKQIKRITEFYLGDSYAFALEPDYRFDYLTPDEITLFVEETTEKLVEILGSTFRRDALWSMNRTNLMNT
- a CDS encoding polysaccharide deacetylase family protein, with amino-acid sequence MLKKIPFRRIRWPGWVVLIVIGFSFVYGMAQLVDAIRFDPESKGSSPLGIDFKTELTDTDTYTMSIKVPVMEDSHINKPLKDWIKKEKEDFLKRVQENKKELGEGYRAHLIIEADSRKVTHDTYTIMFHSYQLVHDVRGKEQVKTFTLDVSEKKFVELPDIMTTNDEMIQTIRTRLQGLPNAKMQEALKDPASWNWTLNGKALTLYFNDIEEAGPTRVEVPIHAILPYLDDKTADSLEVAEASIGVGEKYVALTFDDGPDPRVTPRILSVLKEHDVQATFFMLGSQAEKYPSVAKSVAEAGHEIGNHTDHHKDLTKIGREQMAQEVLTSREKIMDATKEIPVMLRPPYGAINQDVETVANDNGTSLVLWSVDSLDWKNKNAAAINSVVQKEIAPGAIILLHDVHSTTADALPTLLTTLEKEGYRFLTVSQLQSKLAAETASPFYGNMKKG
- a CDS encoding YdeI family protein — encoded protein: MHVIKPNRKVDGFIKKAKQWKEEYERLRSILLSFEELEEEIKWMHPCYTLEGKNIVLMHGFKDYCALLFHKGALFKDPQGILIQQTENVQAARQIRFTNSQEIIEMKEILKAYIQEAIEVEKAGLTVELKKTEEYSVPDELQRKFNDMPELKTAFEALTPGRQRAYILFISKAKQSKTRESRVEKYVQHILDGKGMNDE
- a CDS encoding iron chaperone gives rise to the protein MDVFSTYLAGIDHPEHRTRMEEILTWVQETFPQLEPAIKWNTPMFTDHGTFIIGISTAKHHVSVAPEEVTMVHFADRIKEVGYSATKGLFRIPWKDPVDYRLLEDMIRYNIQEKAEFTGFWRK
- a CDS encoding GNAT family N-acetyltransferase — protein: MNLQYEVIPEEKAECCRDLCNELMDFQKSKASIAPERFDTMNFDTRMLPSIKSAIHNYLVIVKDPEKNDEIIAYVYTNISPKEAYSNDFATFFDLSSVKKENVGCLSQFYIKEGYRQYGIGSKLFTMSMEWLRRYENVEDYFVFTSNGNQEALAFYKRKGFSVSHDILDGFITVLRSKRE